A single Metarhizium brunneum chromosome 5, complete sequence DNA region contains:
- the tif471 gene encoding Eukaryotic translation initiation factor 4 gamma codes for MTSPANQQNPIPAPNTSATTATSYASAAGAPKKAAQPSQVATGSQPPVVVGSSSASLAQNANTSSSSSVNGKPAVAPAVPAVARGSSTNGSGVDHSRKVSVTMAANGPNSYAANGGAKSGIQFGFDSPAMAHSTPHTANAAPIPIPGAGNHRVPSPAHSPSPIPQPSASGGRPPSGLPGSGQMTFGSLSSDGERHMRQGSVPPNPSAMGSQPGAHYRRESSHSVQGDNRANFPPQGGRGRGFNPHNQYNNQMGYPPNNQFRNGPGQGRGMPPSFQPQPRNMPYPNSPQPARSPALVPSMPNTPNMPPATMQPNMTMGTPPQYHYPPPMAPQHQQVQPPLPDVSDKLHFKSFKKSKARRDHAKSLQSGRLLDSIRELRGSDPSQPQRRFQQRPEQQWRDRDIGSSRSEVSGGDNYGYPPQQMDQYGRPMSMPYGYNNVPPYMGPPQTNPPAYNQQFAPPYAPQQSHSMSRTPSQPERPSSANQQGQPLVVGSSQPPNSQGKPGPNNFVKPRKSAAIQIKNAAGEVVDTSTFKQPVSPAPTGQPSKTPPVLASTPTPPPKSSTPAAHGRSESTATPKTAKEIQDELKEKIKQATQGAAANEAKNKEQAVATTTKAPADGSAEKDAAAASTATPKVEAPKETDKVEEPNKAEEEKPPAEPVADNGDTEEDEIERMIREMEEADAKREKEEEEHRKRAEAEKAEQKKKDEENRKSSAADEDRRLREQEREMERLEEEKERRQKEAEASGKTMSVAEALAAARSVRDGDAANVDSVTDKLSGMKIAEEKATGDAAGQKRSAKPAALNLTPLNTKPVDPPQPSAALQSLKSSRFLQVMDQEIYPTGINSPNPALNAAVAKKGKSFKYDAAFLLQFQKVFTEQPSVEFHQQVKSLIGDGDRSARAQTPRQPSNRGSNTFSMGTFNAPPGRTLPSGTTSEQRMAMSSGTMPRPPVGSIGSFRGPGGGFPGTAMSRTSSQSRAAGPNSPSGRQSSRSTRGSRRDFNTKEAQAAKTMPLTAGQEIKPIAVTSSGWKPTSVGNKPSASAPAANASGYLDPELVQRKVKAALNKMTPENFDRIADQILTIAGQSKDESDGRTLRQVIQLTFEKATDEAHWASMYAKFCKRMLENMSADVRDERIKDKNGNVVSGGNLFRKYLLNRCQEEFERGWSSNSPQLKEEEGAEDSSKKTLGDAAMLSDEYYEAAAAKRRGLGLVQFIGELYKLGMLTERIMHECVHKLVDYKGVPDEAEIESLSKLLRTIGANLDATEKGRPMMDAYFQRIQNMAELPELQSRMKFMLMDVLDLRRANWVSKEANKGPKTLDEVRAEAEAQAAKAQESARTNSRGGPGRPAMGRGDARNFSGGYVQQTSNQVGMDDLRRLKGSASRTASQNVTLGPSSMFASRSNSGRRLGPGGSLGRPGEDSGASSRTGTPPNRDSTSNTNAFSLLANMVDAEHPASPPSAGPSPLLAKAVPDSDKKESE; via the exons ATGACGTCGCCTGCGAATCAGCAGAACCCGATCCCGGCGCCCAATACCTCCGCGACCACGGCGACTTCTTATGCCTCCGCTGCAGGTGCGCCTAAGAAAGCTGCTCAACCGTCCCAAGTCGCAACTGGTTCCCAACCTCCTGTCGTGGTtggttcttcttctgcctctCTGGCACAGAATGCGAACacctcctcgtcatcttctgtGAACGGCAAACCCGCCGTCGCCCCTGCTGTCCCTGCTGTTGCCCGCGGTAGCTCTACCAACGGCTCCGGCGTGGACCACTCGAGAAAAGTTtccgtcaccatggctgccaacGGCCCCAACTCCTACGCGGCCAACGGTGGTGCCAAATCTGGCATTCAGTTTGGCTTCGATTCGCCTGCCATGGCACACAGCACTCCTCATACTGCCAACGCTGCCCCTATCCCTATTCCTGGAGCCGGCAACCATCGCGTGCCTTCGCCCGCCCACTCTCCTTCTCCGATTCCCCAGCCATCTGCCAGCGGTGGTCGACCTCCTTCCGGTCTGCCGGGCAGTGGCCAGATGACATTTGGCAGCCTCAGTAGCGATGGCGAG CGCCACATGAGACAGGGCTCTGTCCCTCCTAACCCGAGTGCAATGGGATCGCAGCCCGGAGCCCATTATAGACGCGAGTCGAGCCACTCTGTCCAGGGTGATAACCGAGCCAACTTCCCTCCTCaaggcggccgtggccgaggaTTCAATCCTCACAACCAGTACAACAATCAGATGGGATACCCACCCAACAACCAGTTCAGAAACGGTCCCGGCCAGGGCCGTGGAATGCCTCCGTCATTCCAGCCTCAGCCGCGCAACATGCCGTATCCCAACTCTCCCCAGCCGGCCCGAAGCCCTGCTCTCGTCCCGTCGATGCCGAATACTCCCAATATGCCTCCTGCGACGATGCAGCCGAATATGACCATGGGTACACCTCCTCAGTACCATTATCCGCCTCCAATGGCACCTCAGCATCAACAAGTACAGCCCCCTCTCCCCGACGTGTCTGATAAGTTGCATTTCAAGTCTttcaagaagagcaaggctCGCCGCGACCACGCCAAGTCCCTGCAGTCAGGGCGCCTATTGGACTCTATACGCGAGCTACGCGGAAGCGACCCTAGTCAGCCTCAACGCCGTTTCCAGCAGCGGCCAGAGCAACAGTGGCGTGACCGTGATATTGGTAGCAGTCGAAGTGAAGTGTCCGGTGGCGAC AACTATGGCTATCCTCCGCAGCAGATGGATCAGTACGGCCGAcccatgtccatgccatATGGCTACAACAATGTTCCGCCGTACATGGGCCCTCCCCAAACTAACCCTCCAGCGTATAACCAGCAGTTTGCGCCCCCCTATGCTCCCCAACAAAGCCACAGCATGTCTCGCACCCCGTCGCAACCCGAGCGACCTTCCAGCGCCAACCAGCAAGGCCAacccctcgtcgtcggctcaTCGCAGCCTCCCAACTCTCAGGGTAAACCTGGACCCAACAACTTTGTCAAGCCTAGGAAGAGCGCGGCTATTCAGATCAAGAATGCCGCTGGTGAAGTTGTGGACACGTCAACTTTCAAGCAACCTGTTTCCCCTGCTCCCACTGGTCAGCCGTCGAAAACTCCTCCAGTTCTGGCCTCAACTCCTACTCCTCCCCCCAAATCATCCACACCTGCTGCCCATGGTCGCTCTGAGAGCACGGCTACccccaagacggccaaggagATTCAGGATGAGTTGAAGGAGAAGATTAAGCAAGCTACACAGGGAGCTGCTGCTAATGAAGCCAAGAACAAGGAGCAGGCTGTTGCTACTACAACCAAGGCGCCGGCCGACGGCTCTGCCGAGAAAGATGCTGCCGCTGCCTCTACTGCTACTCCCAAGGTCGAGGCTCCTAAGGAAACTGACAAAGTTGAGGAGCCAAACAAGGCTGAAGAGGAGAAGCCGCCCGCTGAGCCTGTCGCAGACAATGGCGACACGGAAGAGGATGAAATTGAGCGCATGATTCGGGAAATGGAAGAGGCCGATGCCAAACgcgagaaggaagaagaagagcaccGTAAGCGGGCTGAAGCCGAAAAGGCtgaacaaaagaagaaggatgaAGAAAATCGCAAGTCCAGCGCTGCCGATGAAGACCGCAGACTCCGGGAGCAGGAACGCGAGATGGAACGCCTggaggaggaaaaggagCGACGTCAAAAGGAGGCTGAAGCCTCTGGCAAGACAATGTCAGTTGCAGAGGCCCTTGCTGCTGCCCGAAGTGTCAGGGACGGCGACGCCGCCAATGTCGACTCTGTTACCGACAAACTGTCTGGCATGAAGATTGCTGAAGAGAAGGCTACTGGCGATGCCGCTGGTCAGAAACGCTCAGCCAAGCCTGCCGCCCTCAACCTAACACCTCTCAACACCAAGCCTGTCGATCCTCCTCAGCCCAGTGCAGCTCTTCAGTCCCTCAAGTCCTCTCGGTTCCTGCAGGTCATGGATCAGGAGATTTACCCGACTGGCATCAACTCCCCGAACCCTGCATTGAACGCCGCTGTCGCTAAGAAGGGCAAGAGCTTCAAGTATGACGCTGCTTTCCTGCTGCAGTTCCAAAAGGTCTTCACCGAGCAACCCTCTGTAGAGTTCCACCAGCAGGTCAAGTCCCTAATCGGAGACGGTGACCGTTCTGCTCGCGCCCAGACGCCTAGACAGCCTTCTAACCGCGGCAGCAACACCTTCTCCATGGGGACGTTCAACGCTCCTCCAGGCCGCACGCTGCCGTCAGGTACTACCTCCGAGCAGcgcatggccatgtccagtgGCACCATGCCTCGACCCCCCGTTGGCTCAATTGGATCATTCCGAGGCCCTGGTGGTGGGTTCCCAGGCACCGCCATGTCTCGTACCTCATCACAGTCTAGAGCCGCCGGCCCCAACTCGCCCAGTGGCCGCCAGTCTAGCCGCTCTACCCGCGGTAGCCGACGTgatttcaacaccaaggaAGCCCAGGCTGCTAAGACCATGCCCCTAACCGCTGGTCAGGAGATCAAACCGATTGCCGTCACTTCCAGCGGTTGGAAGCCGACCAGTGTTGGCAACAAGCCTTCTGCGTCTGCTCCtgctgccaatgccagcGGTTACCTTGACCCTGAATTGGTGCAGAGAAAGGTCAAGGCCGCCCTCAACAAGATGACCCCGGAGAACTTTGACAGAATCGCCGACCAGATCCTCACGATTGCCGGGCAATCCAAGGATGAGTCTGATGGCCGCACTCTCCGTCAAGTCATTCAGCTTACCTTTGAAAAGGCCACTGATGAAGCGCACTGGGCTTCCATGTACGCCAAGTTCTGCAAGCGTATGCTTGAGAACATGAGCGCAGACGTTCGCGACGAGCGCATCAAGGATAAAAATGGCAACGTTGTCAGTGGTGGCAATTTGTTCAGGAAGTACCTTCTCAACAGATGCCAGGAAGAGTTTGAGCGTGGCTGGAGCTCTAATTCGCCTCAACTTaaggaggaagagggtgCAGAGGACAGCTCCAAGAAGACGCTTGGTGACGCAGCTATGCTGTCTGATGAATACTAcgaagctgccgccgccaagcgacgtggtcttggtctcgtcCAGTTCATCGGTGAGCTGTACAAGCTCGGCATGTTGACTGAGCGTATCATGCACGAATGTGTTCACAAACTTGTCGACTATAAGGGTGTCCCTGATGAGGCCGAAATTGAGTCCCTCAGCAAGCTGTTGCGCACCATTGGTGCCAATTTGGATGCCACCGAAAAGGGCCGTCCCATGATGGACGCTTACTTCCAACGCATTCAGAACATGGCTGAGCTTCCTGAGCTGCAGAGCAGAATGAAGTTTATGCTTATGGATGTTCTTGATTTGCGTAGGGCCAACTGGGTCTCCAAGGAAGCCAACAAGGGCCCCAAGACTCTCGATGAAGTGCgtgccgaagccgaagcccaggctgccaaggcccaagAGTCCGCTCGAACCAACTCTCGTGGCGgtcctggccgccctgcCATGGGCCGTGGTGACGCTCGCAACTTTTCTGGCGGCTATGTGCAGCAAACCAGCAACCAGGTTGGCATGGACGACCTCCGACGTCTCAAGGGCTCTGCTAGCAGAACCGCGAGCCAGAACGTCACCCTTGGTCCATCCTCTATGTTTGCTTCCCGTAGTAACAGTGGCCGACGTCTCGGACCGGGAGGCTCCCTGGGTCGTCCTGGTGAAGACTCTGGAGCATCGTCTCGAACTGGGACTCCTCCCAATCGTGATAGCACCTCCAACACGAACGCATTCAG CCTACTCGCGAATATGGTAGATGCCGAACACCCCGCCTCACCTCCATCCGCAGGACCCTCTCCTCttctggccaaggctgttCCCGACAGCGATAAGAAGGAGAGCGagtaa